A single genomic interval of Helianthus annuus cultivar XRQ/B chromosome 6, HanXRQr2.0-SUNRISE, whole genome shotgun sequence harbors:
- the LOC110864556 gene encoding uncharacterized protein LOC110864556 → MLAKWWWRFKTDPNSLWRKVIWSIHKNERSWNPIPRKMSIAGPWKQIGKLSKDIGKYGLMLAECFRVIPGAGDAVAFWKDKWAGNEPLKDMFPILFELERSKNVSVAERVKNVNGTMILNFSWVRQLASAEEVEDVQSLSEVVLGAAREHGPDRWLWERDGSGMFSVKSIKDALQHARFSDLGNNFEWNNWVPIKINFLAWRVSLDRVPTLAALAHRNVHVGHMGCRLCEQFVEDSDHLFVSCEVAQFIWDSISNWCRISSIYAFTVKDILDWHNNVQGNDVWRKLIYAIMQVAIWVIWRSRNEATFNGKQINREQMVNEVKHLSFLWVGSRSRLKEVSWEEWCNFDMSSKCL, encoded by the coding sequence ATGCTTGctaagtggtggtggaggtttaaaACGGACCCTAATAGCTTGTGGCGTAAGGTGATATGGAGCATACACAAGAATGAAAGATCATGGAATCCGATTCCCCGGAAGATGTCTATAGCCGGGCCGTGGAAACAAATTGGGAAATTGTCGAAGGATATTGGAAAATATGGATTAATGTTGGCTGAGTGCTTTCGGGTCATCCCCGGAGCGGGTGATGCGGTGGCTTTTTGGAAAGACAAGTGGGCTGGAAATGAACCTTTAAAAGATATGTTTCCTATATTGTTCGAATTGGAAAGAAGTAAAAATGTGTCGGTTGCGGAACGGGTGAAGAATGTGAATGGCACGATGATTCTGAATTTCTCATGGGTAAGACAGTTGGCATCGGCTGAAGAAGTGGAAGATGTTCAAAGTCTATCCGAAGTGGTGCTTGGGGCTGCTAGGGAACACGGACCTGATAGGTGGCTGTGGGAAAGGGATGGATCAGGTATGTTTTCGGTTAAAAGCATAAAAGATGCTCTCCAACATGCTAGATTTTCTGATCTGGGTAATAACTTTGAATGGAATAATTGGGTCCCCATAAAGATTAACTTCTTGGCATGGAGGGTGTCCTTGGATCGGGTTCCTACGCTAGCTGCTTTAGCACATAGAAACGTTCATGTCGGTCATATGGGATGTAGGCTGTGTGAGCAATTTGTCGAAGACTCGGATCACTTGTTTGTGAGCTGCGAGGTAGCACAGTTTATTTGGGATTCCATATCAAATTGGTGCAGAATTTCGAGTATATATGCTTTTACAGTGAAGGATATATTGGATTGGCATAATAATGTACAAGGGAATGATGTATGGAGGAAACTAATATATGCTATTATGCAAGTGGCAATATGGGTGATATGGCGAAGCAGAAACGAGGCAACTTTTAACGGCAAACAAATAAACAGGGAGCAAATGGTAAATGAGGTCAAACATTTAAGTTTTTTATGGGTCGGTAGTCGTTCGCGGCTAAAGGAAGTGTCATGGGAGGAGTGGTGCAATTTTGATATGTCGAGTAAATGTTTGTAG
- the LOC110864558 gene encoding ubiquitin carboxyl-terminal hydrolase 20, which translates to MGDSAAPHTESNASIFSCTKTLDPTGPEDFSLTELKKELDMDSLMSTELIEDCDECSSAAEPNAPSEPLNSVNSSCSRSQFEAQKPVPSVAVASSWNDDGYENPSTVGAGLANLVNTCFFNAVLQCFTHSVLLVQGLYSHAHPTPCDSSNERFCLICALREHIELSLSSSRKIVSPWKLVDNLRYFSSSFQRYQQEDAHEFLQCFLDKLESSLSNSKTKEDSSSSQSNNLVKQVFGGRVISKLRCCNCNHVSDTYEPFADLSLEIKDVNTLSTALESFTKVEHIEDEEMKFTCDECKQKVSVEKQLLLDQIPLTCAFHLKRFKNDGSHVEKIDKHVDFPLELDLQPYTRGSQSNNMDLKYELYAVVVHTAFTSSCGHYYSYIRSAPNTWYKFDDSKVTSVSEELVLSSEAYILFYAKQGTFWFSNFMETYKPTFLSNIPTTSPKSVLENVDAPNVHSDGIKAPADHHPRHPQSDDVAVAPLKPITNVVKVTSPLILKEYGSNHRVEAQKNTCVTPTNSLKHNVDIDGLFPPLTPPRSPGLDTSDDENLEVVFAAKPKQSKPVEKATCKRPRNNEAEDSAKREAMRMCKRMPGARGDLLMAALSAKSENSLVRKSKKMVSSPRKNISKSHERFNSVKRNLGRFSLT; encoded by the exons ATGGGTGATTCTGCAGCACCACACACCGAATCAAATGCCTCCATATTTTCTTGCACCAAAACCCTAGATCCAACTGGACCAGAGGATTTCTCCTTGACTGaattgaagaaagagttggatatgGATTCGTTGATGTCAACTGAATtgattgaagattgtgatgagtgTTCTTCGGCTGCTGAACCTAATGCTCCATCTGAGCCCTTAAATTCTGTTAACAGTTCTTGTAGTCGAAGTCAGTTTGAGGCGCAGAAACCCGTGCCATCGGTTGCGGTCGCTTCGAGTTGGAATGATGATGGTTACGAGAATCCGTCTACTGTG GGTGCAGGACTTGCCAACCTTGTCAACACTTGTTTTTTCAACGCGGTTTTGCAGTGCTTCACTCACTCCGTTCTACTTGTTCAGGGTCTCTATTCACACGCGCATCCGACGCCTTGTGACA GTAGCAACGAACGGTTCTGCTTGATCTGTGCGTTGCGGGAACACATTGAGCTTTCACTATCATCTTCTCGAAAAATTGTTTCCCCTTGGAAGTTGGTTGACAATTTGAGAT ATTTTTCATCGTCATTCCAAAGGTATCAACAAGAAGACGCTCACGAATTCTTGCAATGCTTTCTCGATAAACTCGAAAGTTCTTTAAGCAATTCAAAAACAAAAGAAGATAGTAGTTCTTCACAATCTAACAATTTAGTCAAACAAGTCTTTGGAGGTCGGGTTATTAGCAAA TTAAGGTGCTGCAACTGCAATCACGTATCAGATACATACGAGCCTTTTGCCGACTTAAGTTTGGAAATCAAAGACGTAAACACTCTTTCAACCGCTCTTGAATCATTTACGAAAGTTGAGCACATTGAAGACGAAGAAATGAAGTTTACATGTGACGAGTGTAAACAAAAAGTCTCCGTTGAGAAACAGCTTTTGCTTGATCAAATCCCGCTTACTTGTGCATTCCATTTAAAAAGATTCAAAAATGATGGATCTCATGTTGAGAAAATAGACAAACACGTTGACTTTCCTCTAGAGTTGGACCTGCAGCCTTACACACGAGGCAGCCAGAGTAATAAC ATGGATTTGAAATATGAACTATACGCAGTTGTTGTACATACGGCTTTTACATCTAGCTGTGGTCATTATTATTCTTACATTCGTTCCGCACCAAATACATGGTACAAGTTTGATGACTCAAAG GTTACTAGTGTCTCAGAAGAACTTGTGCTATCATCGGAAGCGTACATTCTGTTTTATGCAAAACAAGGCACATTTTGGTTTTCTAATTTTATGGAAACATATAAGCCAACATTTCTCTCAAACATACCAACGACTTCACCGAAATCAGTACTGGAGAATGTAGATGCACCAAATGTTCATTCTGACGGCATCAAAGCGCCTGCAGATCATCATCCTCGTCATCCTCAATCTGATGATGTGGCGGTTGCGCCACTCAAACCGATCACTAATGTAGTTAAAGTAACTTCTCCGTTGATTCTCAAAGAATATGGCTCTAACCATAGAGTTGAAGCTCAAAAGAATACATGTGTCACTCCTACAAATAGTTTAAAACACAACGTTGATATTGATGGATTATTTCCTCCGTTAACACCACCGAGATCTCCTGGACTTGATACATCTGATGATGAAAATTTAG AAGTGGTGTTTGCTGCAAAGCCGAAGCAATCAAAACCTGTGGAGAAAGCGACATGTAAGAGACCACGAAACAATGAAGCTGAAGACTCTGCAAAACGCGAGGCGATGAGAATGTGCAAGAGAATGCCTGGTGCAAGGGGGGATTTGTTGATGGCTGCTTTGTCAGCAAAGAGTGAAAATTCACTGGTGAGGAAGAGCAAGAAGATGGTATCATCTCCACGAAAGAACATCAGCAAATCGCATGAGCGTTTTAATTCGGTTAAACGTAATTTGGGTCGTTTCAGCTTAACTTGA
- the LOC118479677 gene encoding glycine-rich cell wall structural protein-like, whose amino-acid sequence MQITNNSHSLLFIMGVNKLSSVVFLVLLGLGICVATRALFTVEESYIHGGLAGGGGGGGGSGGGGGYGVGGEHGVGYGGGAGKGGGAGYGGGAAGGGGGGGGTGGGGGGGGGADGAGYGGGEGGGSGGGHGGASGYGGGAVGGGGGGGSGGGGGGGVGGGGGAHGGGYGGGEGGGSGGGHGGAAGYGGGAAGGGGGGGGTGGGGGGGGGADGAGYGGGEGGGSGAGHGGATGYGGGAAGGGGGGGGSGGGAGGGGGAHGGGYGGGEGGGIGGGHGGASGYGGGAAGGGGGGGGSGGGAGGGGGAHGGGYGGGEGGGIGGGHGGAGGVGGGGGGGGGHGGGGGGGAGIGGAGGSGYGSGGGAGAGEGAGGSYGGYNGGGGGGGSGGGGGGGGGLGEHGGGGGSGSGGGEGGGHGGYIP is encoded by the coding sequence ATGCAGATTACAAACAACTCACACTCACTTTTATTCATTATGGGTGTTAACAAACTTTCAAGTGTGGTTTTCTTGGTGTTATTAGGATTAGGCATTTGTGTGGCTACTAGAGCTCTCTTCACTGTTGAAGAGAGCTACATTCATGGTGGTTTAGcagggggtggtggtggtggaggaggtagtggtggtggtggtggttatggGGTAGGAGGAGAACACGGAGTTGGATACGGAGGTGGTGCAGGGAAAGGTGGTGGAGCAGGTTATGGTGGTGGAGCGGCGGGAGGTGGAGGGGGAGGTGGTGGAActggaggaggaggtggtggtggaggaggagcgGATGGAGCAGGTTATGGTGGAGGTGAAGGAGGTGGGAGCGGCGGTGGACATGGTGGAGCATCTGGTTATGGTGGTGGAGCAGTTGGAGGTGGGGGAGGAGGTGGtagtggaggaggtggtggtggtggtgttggaggTGGTGGAGGAGCACACGGTGGGGGTTATGGTGGAGGAGAAGGAGGTGGGAGTGGTGGTGGACATGGTGGTGCAGCTGGTTATGGTGGTGGAGCGGCAGgaggtggaggaggaggtggtggtactggaggaggtggtggtggtggaggaggagcgGATGGTGCAGGTTACGGTGGAGGTGAAGGAGGTGGGAGTGGCGCAGGACATGGTGGAGCAACTGGTTATGGTGGTGGAGCAGCTGGAGGTGGGGGAGGAGGTGGTGGTAGTGGAGGAGGTGCCGGTGGTGGTGGAGGAGCACACGGTGGGGGTTATGGTGGAGGAGAAGGAGGTGGGATCGGTGGTGGACATGGTGGAGCATCTGGTTATGGTGGTGGAGCAGCTGGAGGTGGGGGAGGAGGTGGTGGTAGTGGAGGAGGTGCCGGTGGTGGTGGAGGAGCACACGGAGGGGGTTATGGTGGAGGAGAAGGAGGTGGGATCGGTGGTGGACATGGTGGTGCTGGAGGAgttggtggaggaggaggtggtggaggtggacatggtggaggtggtggcggaggagCTGGCATAGGAGGAGCAGGAGGAAGCGGATATGGTAGTGGAGGTGGCGCTGGAGCTGGAGAGGGTGCTGGAGGGTCATATGGCGGATACaatggaggaggaggtggtggtggttcaggaggcggtggcggtggtggtggtggtttaggCGAGCatggaggtggtggtggcagtggaagtggtggtggtgaaggTGGTGGACATGGTGGCTATATCCCTTGA